ggAAATGAATCTCACACAAAGGATTATAGCGTGTCCATATGTAGgactgtgtgtttcacagtCTCACTGCTTCTGATATGATCCAAGAGtccaaacaaggaaaaaaaaaacacttacctCGGCATCATCATCTTTGGCCTCACTTATCCTGGGAATAGGCACCCTTGGAATAACCAGGAAATGAACAGGGGCCTGTGGGCTGATATCCCTGAATGCCAAACACTGATGAACACATAAAAACTTCAGATATGAAGGACTGAACTGCAGAAATGTAACAAGAAATGCTTATTTATGAGCTCAGCTCTGTGCTTACCTTCTCATCTTCATAAATGATGTCTGCAGGGATGCTTTTGTCGATCAATTTGGAGAAGATGGTTGGAGCTGGGGAGCCGTACTTCTTGCTGGCCTCCTCTGCCAGCCTCACCTCGTCACTTTTGGTGCACAGGGGTCTCTGAGGGTAAACGACAGGCAGGCATGACACATGGGGAAAATATTCAAAAGCTGCTGAAAGTAGGTGCCGCAATGAAACCAAACCTCttcgtggtggtggtggggcacTGTAGGTTCCCCACAGCCACCACCAGAAGGGCCGGTATTGTCACCGTGCTCTGCAGCAGCTAACGAAAGGAGAGTGCAGATGAGAATGACAACAGGACGCTTTATTTTGATAGCAGCTACCTCAGCTCGACAAACACGGGAAAAACAGCTGAGCTGAGCCGCTCTGGTCCCGACCAGCGGTGTCCGCAAAATCTGGCGACAGTACATAGCTGGGTATTAAAGTTTTGATGCCGATAATTCTGGGTTTATCTAGTTTTTCAGGCCAAACAGCCTGTTTATTAACCAAAATCCTGCATCTAACCAGAGACGTCGCTCAGTCCTAAAAGTCCAACTTTTACGTTGCCTTTAGGTACCCTCGTAACGCTCATTTTACTCCGGCTGAAACCCCACTAGTGCCTATGTAAGCGCCATAGGAAAGACACAACGTTACACAAGTATGAAATGTAGCTTATTTGGTTGTTTATGATTCCAGTGTTTACGTTTAGCTAACTTTAGATTTTCTATTTCTTTATCACGTTGTGTTCacgttttttctttctttctttttgttgttatgACGTGAcaacaaaaattttaaaaatttctgaGTGGATGTAAAGGGGACATCTATGACGCAACAGGGCTCGCTTCAAGAGCTTCAACGTGTTGCCCGATGCTAACCATAAGACTACGAGAAACCAGACTTTATTAAATTAAACGATCCCAGACTGCCAcaagtgaattgaattgattaaaAACTCCCTTAATAGTGGTAGACGTTTTGATTTATATAGTTTAATACCGGCACTAACATTTAGTTTGGatgttttgggggggttttgcCGTAAGGGGGCGCTGTTCTGAAAGACCCTTAGTCTGTGTATTAACGAAATTGAAGAAGAAGTTAAACAAACATGGCGGCCCGCATACGGCTACCCTTGCTGTTCCTTAGAAACTCGTTCCCGTTTCGAAGCCAAAGCCTTGTCCACACCGAGGTTGGGGTTAAGGAGCCAACGTACCCCCCCATAGTCCCCTCAATAACGGCTAAAAGTAAATCTGCGCGGCGGCGTCAGGTTGAGGAACATGTGCAGAAGATACGCGCCTCTTCCGTGCAGGACAAGCTGTCGCTCATCACTCGCATCCAGCGAATGAAATTTGTGGTCTACCCTCAGACCTTCGCACGGAACGCAGACAGATGGTACCAGCACTTTACTAAGACCGCGTTCATCCCGGCCCTGCCCGAAAAATTCACCCCGGGCTCGGAGAAACCCGCAGCGGTGCCGGGGATCGACGATGATGCGTTCGCGGACATTCGCTCCTTGGTGACCCGTGCCATTCTGCACGAGCACTGGGAAATTAGAAAGCGCAAGTCTTTCATGTACAGACACCAGGAGCAGGTGGTCGGACCTTTCCTGAGGACCCTGGTGTCTGGACTCACCTACAGTCTGGCCAAGTACAACCCTCTGCTGCGGCTGTCCAGTCTGGGTGTGTATGAGGTGTAAATAAAGAGAGGAAACTGTATTAAGTAATAATGTGGATAACTTTGGGAACGTAAAGCATTCCTAGTTAACAGCAGCGAGTTATATGGCAGAAAAGTTACTGATTTATTGTTAGAGACAAAAACACTACTCAACTAGAAGAGGCCATTAAAACCACAaatcagtattttatttattttaattctttaatcattgtgtgtatatatatatatatagacatgttttttttttttaatcagatctCAGTCCACAAGTGAACTTTTATTGGAGAAGGGGTCAGAGAATTATCCCAAAAGGCCACCGGAGAGGCCACCTCGAGCCAACCAGGTTCCAGATTGACGACCACCCGCACAGCCAGATCAGAGTAACCCAACAGCTGCCTCAGGTGGGTGTCCCTTTCAGACCACAGGAATCACGTACTAACAGCAGCGATGTGCAGTAAGGGTATAGGTGGGATCGTAGGCCTTGcctagtgggaaaaaaaaatcacacaaaccaCTTAAACTGATCCGTGACTGAAGAATCAGCATCATATTACTTGTGTTTTCCACCATTACTGGAGTTTTTGGATCTGGGCTTTCACAGCAATGAAGATCTGGAGTAACGGCTTTTAAATCGCTTGTCAGTACATATCTCTGTAAGATTACCATTTTATTACTATAATTTTGTCATTGAATACTTGATTCTATTTTACTTTAATTAGTTCCATTACAGTGttgaaatgttttcattctgGTTCACATATTTAAAGCTCTGCTGTTACTTCAATTATGTGATTTGTCGGCCACTCGAGGGActtctgaggagactgaaggatTCCCCAGGGAttgaggaccccccccccccccccctcccccacatACAGTTGCATTTAAGGTCAAGCTCACAAGTTATTTTAATCTAATAATGTTCTAAAATCTTATTTTCTCTTAGTTTACCCCACTGGAAGCCTCGTATGCAGCCGAAGTTCCAGAGATCACGTTTGCTCCCAATGTGATGCCGCTGTTCAGAAGGCAGTATGACAACAACATCTTCACAGGTAACACAATGATGTCGATCATGCCGGCTGTGCTGGGTGGTTCTAGAGTAGCTGAAATAACACAGTCTAGTCGGCATCTATGAGTGCATCTTCCTTGGTAGTAAACAGGAgcactttttttaatgctgttaatCAGGTAATGCACAGACACCTGTACCGCTCTCTCACCTGAAACCCCACTAGAAACTTTTTTGAGCGGTTATTTTGAGGCAGTGTCTAACTTAACTTTAATGTACTGTAAATGAGCAAaggagagtgtgtgtatgtatacatacTGTATTCAGTTACTTCAGTTTGTCAGTAGGTGGCGTCGGTGTGGAATGAACCGGTATTTCGTTTGTTTTTTGAGCGCAGTGATTTGATGTTTTGTTCATAAAGTTTCCACCGTCCTAACAAAGTATGATCATACTGTAGCTTTAGAGGGTTTGatattgtgtgttttcatgatCCCAGCATTTACTCAGTGTTTTCGTGgttaattcagtttttctttatgGATCCCTGCTTCTTTGTCGTTATAAATAAGCCTCTCGGGCTCGTTTACAGGTGCGAAGCTACCAGACCCGGCATGTTACGGTCACACTCAGTTCCACCTGGTGCCCGACCGATACCACAGAGACCGGATGGCTCGGCAGCAGCAGGCCGACCAAGTGGAGGTTTTCCTCAGAGCCAACGCGCTCGCCAGCCTCTTCGCCTGGACGGGAGCTCAGGCCGTGTACCAGGGTGAGTTACAAATGCAGGAAACATGCAGCAGAGCTGAGATGCAGGTTATAGTTGGGTTATTTGATTTACAGTAGAGGTTTACGTACGCGCTTGCTCTTTCATGCTTTCTGTACTCTTCTCCTGATGGCTGCAGGATAACAGGCCGTGTCACAAAGTTCAGATCACCTcgaactggtttcttgaacacgacAATCAGTTCACGGCACTCAAGCCGCTTTCCCACCGACAGGGTTCTggagccggtgcctttatttgaaccgttaggcaggttttccactgtggaagcactcggtgctcggccgaaaaacgggttcaactccggccccacgagctagctggtctcgaaccaagaacgcgtgacgaaagcggcagaagggcgtgactctgccgtctcaacatcaggttttctaccatattacatgtgtattacatgagaaaagcgaagcgattttcgcaactgtgaattaggttgggcactaaggctgaacttgctgctttgtatcagttcatatcacagataaaaggacacaaagtgcgtacttgtcgtcttatgtttacctctgtgctgcacacagatgctgcagtagtttggtttggactgtaaaacatatttgcagcacagaaaggggagcgtgttctcccacgtttgtgcgcttcgacTTCCGTGTCCAAATGAGGACCcacccacactcatatgtaaaggagcagttcacagaaaagcggtggaaacgcgggcccgttcttaagcattttgccggttcattgaaggcagcaccagcactggcatgaGCACTGGCAtgagcactggcacgagcaccggctcctcggcggtgggaaagtagcatcagatgtcctccacagtcaccagaactCAATAAAGCgactttgggatgtggtggaatgggagattcacatcatggatgtgcagctgacaatcTTCTGTGATGTCAAAGGGTGTCCTAGCATTTACTAGCAAAGTGTATGTAATAAAGTGGTTGTGAGGGTAGTTATCATGCTGTATTTTAGCCGGGCAGTGCTCAGAACAGCTGATCTTACACCGTGTGTCTGATATCTCTTGTGGCCTGTGGGGGAGAAGTGTGCCTCTTGGCAGCGAAACTTCATCACTTCATTAGCTCTTCCTCCAGAGTCGCAGAGCTAATGAAGTGATTGGTCAGCGTGATTACTCGTGATGCTGCAGGAAGAGCACTGACACAGGAAGATCGGATTGCTGCACTGTCTACATTTAGCTTTAAAGCTGAGAAAAGAATCAGCTCGTGTTCATGCTTCCCTCTCCGCTCTGCAGGTTTCTGGAACTACGAGGACGTCACCAGGCCCTTCGTGTCCCAGGCCGTGATCACAGACGGCcgcttcttctccttcttctgctACCAGCTCAACACAGTTGCACTCTCCGTGGAGACCGACGCCAACAACCCCAGGAAAAACCTCCTGTGGGGTACCGAGAGCCTGCGGCTCTACGAGAGCGTGCAGGATGGAGAGGTGGTGGGTCTGAATGATGGTGTCATCAAGCTTCTCGTTCAGTTTCTCATGAACCAGCCAtagagtttttttttgggggggggggggggggggggggggtgaatatCTCTGGGAAGATCTTTGCTCTCCACAGTTTTGAAAGACACAAGTGGGGGTTGACAGTTTGTATGAAACGAAGAATCAGGTGAAAGAAAGTACTGAAAAatactccacacacacacacctgattaTTACAGAGGTCCTGAAagatctttttgtgtgtgtgtgtgtgtgtgtgtgtatgtgtgttggtTTAATCCATTTATAATACACTGACAACTGAGGGAAACCTTCTGCAGACAACTATAGAAAAGACTAATAACCTGTAGTGCTTCTGTGACAGACGTGTTGGCCACACTCCAGAGGATCGCAGAAATACAGCAGCTTCAACATGTTTAAGTAAAACAGCCACTGCATGTAATCAGTGCTCCACCCGTCAGGTGCAGCCTCACAGTCTCACAGGCTGAGCAACCATCTCCTCTAATGCAGTGAGACAGATTGTGCAGCTAGTGTGTCGTAATACAGCTTAGCTTTTCTCTGTGGGGAAGAGGAAATGCAGAGtttctccagaaaaaaaaaatatccactgtatttataaaaaaaaataaatgacattaTTTCAAACTGACacttgtttctctgtgtttaatCCATGTTAAATGTCACTGATTTGTCGCCGTTCAGCTCAAATTTTATGAGAAGTCATTGCAGGCAACATAAAACGACAGAGGCAGGGGTTTGTATGGATTTAATCGGCTTGTTTTCATACAGTGCAGCCGTATTTAGGAGGGAACTATGACCTCACGCCTACCGTCACGCACATAAACACCAAACAGATGCACAAACATGGATATGTGAAGATATATTTAGATTTACATATTCAAGTACTGTAGACACATTACTGCAAGGGCAAAAGTCATTGTAAGCACAGTGAAAGGTTAGTCAATTGCTTTTTAAGAGTGTAAGGCACTGCTCACAGACCACAGGGagcaaagaagaggaggaaaggtgGCTTGAGGTTTGTCAACAACAGAAAGCCGCTTCCGTTTTGACTCAGCGGGGACAAAGAGAAGGTGATGTGTGAGGTAAAGCATCTAAGCTGGGTTTTTCCACAGGAAGTGAGTGAAAGACATAATGTAaatgctttgtttaaaaaaaaaaacttgtaacCACAAGGAAAGAGGCCACTTGTGTTGCAAACTCAGGTGCTGATTTTGTAGAGGCTATTGCACTTTGtgtggtgaaaaaaaattatgcaattATAACAGATATTCCCACAATAACTGTGGGGACTTTGCTAACATTTACATCTGGGAATGTTTTAAAAGCCGTCTGCAGTCTTTAAACTTTGCGGTGTCTCATTGAAGTACTTCCCTCCATCTCCTTATCTTCTCCCTGAGGcctgatggggaaaaaaaaaaaagtaattcttcCATTATGAACGCTGCAAAAATATAAAGATTTACTGTATTCGTTAGAGAAAATCCCATCGCACTCACAGCTCGTTCTTTTGGTCAGTGTTCTGCACGTTTTCTGAGAATGAGgcagataaatatatatataatatatattatatatatatatatatatatatatatatatatatatatatatatatatatatatatatatatatatatatatatatatataaatttgttttgttacaaATGTTGCAAAAATATCATACCGATACAAATGAGAGCTGGATAATGTTTGTCTACCTTCctgtgtgttgtttttcctGGACTGAGTTCTCTCATAGAGGAGAATGATGGTGACCAGGAATAGAACTTCAGCCAGGATGGTTAGGAAGGGCTTCAGGGGCTCTATGATGCTGATGACCTTCAGCAGGGAAACAGGGAATATTACATATTACTACTGCAATCACTTCCATTAGAAAGAAGTACAGATGTTTTATCTCATAAGATAAGCAGATAGTAGTAGATTGagtcatttttgtagtttgcagATTCGACTCTATCATTTATAAAGCATTTAAAACtacctgaaataaaaaaaattaatagttaCACGGTttcaaaaaacaataatttatttttgaaacaatGTAACTATTTTTTAGtgtgtattttaatgttttatctgTTTGGGCCCCAGAGAgaagaattatttatttataacaaGTCCTCAACAGTAAAAATATAACAGGTGTGCATTAGAAACAGTTTCAGGAGCTTTACAGGTTCAGTTTCTGTTCATTTGAATCCTTAGCTTTCTTCACCTTTCTCGTGCACCGTCTGTAGCTTTAGATGGTTGACCCCGGGTACTTCAGCTTCACCTTTACTCTCTCTACTCCTTGCTTCCCCACCTGTTACACCTGTccatctctctcactcacacatgtattctgtcttgcttcattcctcttctctccagagcatacctccacctgctccctactctcaccacAGATCACAATGCCATCTGCAAACACCATCGACCACAGAGACTCTTGCCTGACCTCATTTGTTAACCTGTCCgtcaccactgcaaacaggaaggGGCTCCAAGCAGACtcctgatgtttttttaaaaacacatagctgaaaagtgcttcacagttatataaatgtaagaagaagaacaaaaatcATATTTCCCTCtaaaatattgtaaatatttgtgtaaaagTATAAAGATTTGGTTACTGACCTTGAGCTCCACGCGGCTCAGTGAGGTGCTGATGGGGTACACTGCACCACAGTAATACAGCCCAGAGTCAGCATCTGACAGGTTGCTCATCTTCAGCTGGGTCTTCCACTCCTTGTTGTGGATTTCATAGCGCTGAGGCTCATCAGCAATGGGGATCTGTTCCCaagaaatacacacaccaaTTCAATATTTCAACACGCATTTGTTTAAAGTGATTTCTTCTGGGTTTTGTTAAACGTCACAGTTAAAACAAAGAATTTaaatgtctttgaattcagatgTCCTCACAGGGTGGTGGAAAACATTACAGCGGGACCCACAGGGGTCACACTAATGTGACTTTCTAACATTGTGAAAGTGTTCAGTTAGTTTCTTAAACCtaaccacaaaaaaaaggacCTCTGTCCTGTGTTCGAGGATGTGGCATCATCCCACCTTCCTCCCAGCGGTGGCTTTGTAGGTTTTTGCCCTTCtccacattaaaaataaatatgtaaacagaTCAAGCTAAGGGAACGTCCCAGTTACACTAATGCTGCATCATATTACAGACataattatattaataataatggaTGGAAAATGCTGAACTTCTTAATAGGCAAGCTTTAAAAACTGGGTACATTAGCACAAGTTTCATCAGTTACCATGGAGAAATCCTGGTAATATGTGCATGTTGTCATAGATGCAGCTGATAGAACATAAGGACGAGCTGTAATGTTTTCCATCACCGTACTTTAATACGTGCTCAGGCATTCACGAGATCTTCGCTGTAGGAAAAGTGAGACCAAACAAGCACGAGGAACATGGATAAAATGATCAGCTGTCCAACTCTGAGCAATAAAGTCTTTTTTGACTTCAGCAAAATGACAGGTGCTGAGCAGCTTACCTTTTCTGT
This sequence is a window from Archocentrus centrarchus isolate MPI-CPG fArcCen1 chromosome 9, fArcCen1, whole genome shotgun sequence. Protein-coding genes within it:
- the hint2 gene encoding histidine triad nucleotide-binding protein 2, mitochondrial: MYCRQILRTPLVGTRAAQLSCFSRVCRAERPLCTKSDEVRLAEEASKKYGSPAPTIFSKLIDKSIPADIIYEDEKCLAFRDISPQAPVHFLVIPRVPIPRISEAKDDDAELLGHLLVVAKNVAKQESLSEGYRVVINDGKHGAQSVYHLHIHVLGGRQMKWPPG
- the mrps30 gene encoding large ribosomal subunit protein mL65 isoform X2, whose product is MAARIRLPLLFLRNSFPFRSQSLVHTEVGVKEPTYPPIVPSITAKSKSARRRQVEEHVQKIRASSVQDKLSLITRIQRMKFVVYPQTFARNADRWYQHFTKTAFIPALPEKFTPGSEKPAAVPGIDDDAFADIRSLVTRAILHEHWEIRKRKSFMYRHQEQVVGPFLRTLVSGLTYSLAKYNPLLRLSSLDLSPQVNFYWRRGQRIIPKGHRRGHLEPTRFQIDDHPHSQIRVTQQLPQFTPLEASYAAEVPEITFAPNVMPLFRRQYDNNIFTASRARLQVRSYQTRHVTVTLSSTWCPTDTTETGWLGSSRPTKWRFSSEPTRSPASSPGRELRPCTRVSGTTRTSPGPSCPRP
- the mrps30 gene encoding large ribosomal subunit protein mL65 isoform X1; its protein translation is MAARIRLPLLFLRNSFPFRSQSLVHTEVGVKEPTYPPIVPSITAKSKSARRRQVEEHVQKIRASSVQDKLSLITRIQRMKFVVYPQTFARNADRWYQHFTKTAFIPALPEKFTPGSEKPAAVPGIDDDAFADIRSLVTRAILHEHWEIRKRKSFMYRHQEQVVGPFLRTLVSGLTYSLAKYNPLLRLSSLDLSPQVNFYWRRGQRIIPKGHRRGHLEPTRFQIDDHPHSQIRVTQQLPQFTPLEASYAAEVPEITFAPNVMPLFRRQYDNNIFTGAKLPDPACYGHTQFHLVPDRYHRDRMARQQQADQVEVFLRANALASLFAWTGAQAVYQGFWNYEDVTRPFVSQAVITDGRFFSFFCYQLNTVALSVETDANNPRKNLLWGTESLRLYESVQDGEVVGLNDGVIKLLVQFLMNQP